A window of Phyllopteryx taeniolatus isolate TA_2022b chromosome 19, UOR_Ptae_1.2, whole genome shotgun sequence contains these coding sequences:
- the dbf4b gene encoding uncharacterized protein dbf4b isoform X2 has protein sequence MLRQQCEEQPGLLGKLCPGEKKLQGKTFYLDNVKKRATALLLEAISLLGGGVESFLHRDVSFVVTGSQEGLEEKRPAGSKSCDESHQPLKQRESVPDNSKQRPVTPRPACGSRGKALLEKAIRNNERLQGSNVLANARSWGVSIVHADDVLLYLKELSSERVVAKPSRHERASTKQPSCHVVKAAPLRSPFLKIEDISRKYKPLHVQSMSFPSLCYVGRFSPFESPPPPRFEKTAQRENKSRAKSKVQSRIRDKSQTLSPWPPRKKGISYCECCLQSFTNLDEHLQSDQHRCFALETSNYSALECLVVKMVPSFNLNPSGEAEEVLNRPAAALPIPDICELEPLTDAEIEHEVQALRGQSSCRKRALDLPEEPDHVPSPATISSDMQCPEPGSLPYTSTAPLRILDNFPQVHFPASLQPPPLSLRPTTQDVSSDLYALPPVLSPKGFIPDDMEALSLYSEPPVLSPQNYITEDYDYDMETRASVSEALPVSFLTRPSMAVSNAEEEKVPRPEVVSSEASIPIKQARPATPNLKKRRRHSSCEHNREKRKRTAADDLTESESCVITTDECCCISGRTSIQIVQSKENTSRIDRMCPPAGDRLDFSPFNRLAHFVETTWSPASKFPSHQCHGLSSQDSQQSASLCIDPALIPDVARLSPSSSDSDWDRDLLSRLGPARAGSASGPGDAASGELDKEFLRRPCAWMSDTSYESRLHTALQPSTAAGEPSAFSRTVVQIVEVLH, from the exons ATGCTGCGGCAGCAGTGTGAAGAGCAGCCAGGACTTTTAGGAAAACTTTGTCCTGGGGAGAAGAAGCTACAGGGGAAGACCTTCTATTTGGACAATGTAAAGAAACGTGCTACAGCCCTGCTTTTGGAAGCCATATCTCTCCTCGGAGGG GGGGTGGAGAGCTtcctccacagagatgtgagcTTTGTGGTTACGGGAAGTCAAGAGGGGCTGGAGGAGAAAAGGCCTGCAGGAAGCAAGAGTTGCGATGAGTCTCACCAGCCTTTGAAGCAGCGAGAAAGCGTCCCCGACAACAGCAAACAGCGACCAGTCACTCCGCGCCCG GCTTGTGGCAGCCGAGGAAAAGCCCTGCTCGAAAAAGCGATTCGGAACAAT GAGCGGTTGCAGGGGAGCAACGTGTTGGCAAATGCCCGTTCGTGGGGAGTGAGCATTGTGCATGCGGATG ATGTTCTTTTATACTTGAAGGAGCTGAGCAGTGAGCGGGTTGTTGCGAAACCCAGCAGGCATGAG AGGGCTTCCACCAAGCAGCCGTCTTGTCATGTTGTCAAAG CTGCACCTCTGAGATCTCCTTTTCTCAAAATTGAGGACATCAGCAG GAAGTACAAGCCCTTGCACGTGCAGTCCATGAGCTTCCCCTCGCTGTGCTACGTCGGCCGATTCAGTCCCTTCgagtctcctcctcctcctcgctttGAGAAGACTGcgcaaagagaaaataaatccaG GGCGAAGAGCAAAGTTCAAAGCCGCATTAGGGACAAATCTCAAACCCTGTCACCTTGGCCGCCGCGCAAGAAGGGCATCTCTTACTGCGAATGCTGCCTTCAATCCTTCACTAACCTGGACGAG CACTTGCAGTCTGATCAACATCGCTGCTTTGCGCTGGAGACCTCAAATTATAGCGCCTTGGAGTGTCTTGTGGTCAAAATGGTTCCCAGCTTCAACCTCAATCCTTCGGGAGAAGCTGAAGAAGTCCTAAATAG aCCTGCAGCTGCTCTGCCCATCCCAGACATCTGTGAACTGGAGCCTCTGACTGATGCCGAGATCGAACATGAAGTTCAGGCCTTGCGAGGACAATCCTCCTGCCGCAAACGTGCGCTGGATCTTCCAGAAGAACCGGATCATGTCCCATCTCCAGCCACAATATCAAGTGACATGCAGTGCCCCGAACCTGGCAGCCTCCCCTACACTTCGACTGCGCCCTTGCGTATATTGGACAATTTTCCGCAAGTCCATTTTCCAGCCAGCCTGCAGCCTCCACCGCTCTCCCTCCGCCCCACTACACAAGATGTATCTTCTGACCTATACGCCCTGCCTCCAGTCCTCAGCCCGAAAGGCTTCATTCCCGATGACATGGAGGCCCTTAGTCTGTACTCAGAACCTCCTGTCCTCAGTCCACAGAACTACATCACTGAGGATTATGATTATGACATGGAAACTAGAGCAAGTGTGTCAGAAGCTCTTCCCGTCTCTTTTCTCACTCGTCCTTCCATGGCTGTGTCCAATGCGGAAGAAGAGAAGGTCCCCCGCCCAGAGGTAGTTTCAAGTGAGGCCTCGATTCCTATTAAGCAAGCTCGCCCGGCAACTCCAAACCTCAAAAAACGCCGTCGCCATTCCAGCTGCGAACACAACCGCGAGAAAAGGAAAAGGACAGCAGCCGATGACCTCACAGAATCAGAAAGTTGCGTTATTACAACGGATGAGTGTTGTTGTATTTCGGGGAGAACCTCTATTCAAATAGTGCAATCTAAAGAAAATACCTCTCGAATAGACAGAATGTGTCCTCCTGCGGGAGATAGACTAGACTTTTCTCCATTTAACAGGTTGGCTCATTTTGTTGAAACAACATGGTCGCCTGCCTCAAAGTTCCCTTCACATCAGTGTCACGGCCTCTCCAGCCAAGACTCCCAACAATCCGCCTCGTTGTGCATCGACCCGGCGCTGATCCCGGACGTAGCCCGGCTCTCCCCGTCCTCGTCCGACTCTGACTGGGACCGGGACCTGCTGTCTCGCCTGGGTCCCGCGCGGGCCGGGTCGGCGTCGGGCCCGGGCGACGCGGCGTCGGGCGAGCTGGACAAGGAGTTCCTCCGCAGGCCGTGCGCGTGGATGAGCGACACCAGCTACGAGTCGCGGCTGCACACCGCCCTGCAGCCGTCCACCGCCGCCGGGGAGCCCTCGGCTTTCTCCAGGACGGTGGTACAAATTGTTGAGGTACTTCACTGA
- the dbf4b gene encoding uncharacterized protein dbf4b isoform X1 — protein MLRQQCEEQPGLLGKLCPGEKKLQGKTFYLDNVKKRATALLLEAISLLGGGVESFLHRDVSFVVTGSQEGLEEKRPAGSKSCDESHQPLKQRESVPDNSKQRPVTPRPVACGSRGKALLEKAIRNNERLQGSNVLANARSWGVSIVHADDVLLYLKELSSERVVAKPSRHERASTKQPSCHVVKAAPLRSPFLKIEDISRKYKPLHVQSMSFPSLCYVGRFSPFESPPPPRFEKTAQRENKSRAKSKVQSRIRDKSQTLSPWPPRKKGISYCECCLQSFTNLDEHLQSDQHRCFALETSNYSALECLVVKMVPSFNLNPSGEAEEVLNRPAAALPIPDICELEPLTDAEIEHEVQALRGQSSCRKRALDLPEEPDHVPSPATISSDMQCPEPGSLPYTSTAPLRILDNFPQVHFPASLQPPPLSLRPTTQDVSSDLYALPPVLSPKGFIPDDMEALSLYSEPPVLSPQNYITEDYDYDMETRASVSEALPVSFLTRPSMAVSNAEEEKVPRPEVVSSEASIPIKQARPATPNLKKRRRHSSCEHNREKRKRTAADDLTESESCVITTDECCCISGRTSIQIVQSKENTSRIDRMCPPAGDRLDFSPFNRLAHFVETTWSPASKFPSHQCHGLSSQDSQQSASLCIDPALIPDVARLSPSSSDSDWDRDLLSRLGPARAGSASGPGDAASGELDKEFLRRPCAWMSDTSYESRLHTALQPSTAAGEPSAFSRTVVQIVEVLH, from the exons ATGCTGCGGCAGCAGTGTGAAGAGCAGCCAGGACTTTTAGGAAAACTTTGTCCTGGGGAGAAGAAGCTACAGGGGAAGACCTTCTATTTGGACAATGTAAAGAAACGTGCTACAGCCCTGCTTTTGGAAGCCATATCTCTCCTCGGAGGG GGGGTGGAGAGCTtcctccacagagatgtgagcTTTGTGGTTACGGGAAGTCAAGAGGGGCTGGAGGAGAAAAGGCCTGCAGGAAGCAAGAGTTGCGATGAGTCTCACCAGCCTTTGAAGCAGCGAGAAAGCGTCCCCGACAACAGCAAACAGCGACCAGTCACTCCGCGCCCGGTG GCTTGTGGCAGCCGAGGAAAAGCCCTGCTCGAAAAAGCGATTCGGAACAAT GAGCGGTTGCAGGGGAGCAACGTGTTGGCAAATGCCCGTTCGTGGGGAGTGAGCATTGTGCATGCGGATG ATGTTCTTTTATACTTGAAGGAGCTGAGCAGTGAGCGGGTTGTTGCGAAACCCAGCAGGCATGAG AGGGCTTCCACCAAGCAGCCGTCTTGTCATGTTGTCAAAG CTGCACCTCTGAGATCTCCTTTTCTCAAAATTGAGGACATCAGCAG GAAGTACAAGCCCTTGCACGTGCAGTCCATGAGCTTCCCCTCGCTGTGCTACGTCGGCCGATTCAGTCCCTTCgagtctcctcctcctcctcgctttGAGAAGACTGcgcaaagagaaaataaatccaG GGCGAAGAGCAAAGTTCAAAGCCGCATTAGGGACAAATCTCAAACCCTGTCACCTTGGCCGCCGCGCAAGAAGGGCATCTCTTACTGCGAATGCTGCCTTCAATCCTTCACTAACCTGGACGAG CACTTGCAGTCTGATCAACATCGCTGCTTTGCGCTGGAGACCTCAAATTATAGCGCCTTGGAGTGTCTTGTGGTCAAAATGGTTCCCAGCTTCAACCTCAATCCTTCGGGAGAAGCTGAAGAAGTCCTAAATAG aCCTGCAGCTGCTCTGCCCATCCCAGACATCTGTGAACTGGAGCCTCTGACTGATGCCGAGATCGAACATGAAGTTCAGGCCTTGCGAGGACAATCCTCCTGCCGCAAACGTGCGCTGGATCTTCCAGAAGAACCGGATCATGTCCCATCTCCAGCCACAATATCAAGTGACATGCAGTGCCCCGAACCTGGCAGCCTCCCCTACACTTCGACTGCGCCCTTGCGTATATTGGACAATTTTCCGCAAGTCCATTTTCCAGCCAGCCTGCAGCCTCCACCGCTCTCCCTCCGCCCCACTACACAAGATGTATCTTCTGACCTATACGCCCTGCCTCCAGTCCTCAGCCCGAAAGGCTTCATTCCCGATGACATGGAGGCCCTTAGTCTGTACTCAGAACCTCCTGTCCTCAGTCCACAGAACTACATCACTGAGGATTATGATTATGACATGGAAACTAGAGCAAGTGTGTCAGAAGCTCTTCCCGTCTCTTTTCTCACTCGTCCTTCCATGGCTGTGTCCAATGCGGAAGAAGAGAAGGTCCCCCGCCCAGAGGTAGTTTCAAGTGAGGCCTCGATTCCTATTAAGCAAGCTCGCCCGGCAACTCCAAACCTCAAAAAACGCCGTCGCCATTCCAGCTGCGAACACAACCGCGAGAAAAGGAAAAGGACAGCAGCCGATGACCTCACAGAATCAGAAAGTTGCGTTATTACAACGGATGAGTGTTGTTGTATTTCGGGGAGAACCTCTATTCAAATAGTGCAATCTAAAGAAAATACCTCTCGAATAGACAGAATGTGTCCTCCTGCGGGAGATAGACTAGACTTTTCTCCATTTAACAGGTTGGCTCATTTTGTTGAAACAACATGGTCGCCTGCCTCAAAGTTCCCTTCACATCAGTGTCACGGCCTCTCCAGCCAAGACTCCCAACAATCCGCCTCGTTGTGCATCGACCCGGCGCTGATCCCGGACGTAGCCCGGCTCTCCCCGTCCTCGTCCGACTCTGACTGGGACCGGGACCTGCTGTCTCGCCTGGGTCCCGCGCGGGCCGGGTCGGCGTCGGGCCCGGGCGACGCGGCGTCGGGCGAGCTGGACAAGGAGTTCCTCCGCAGGCCGTGCGCGTGGATGAGCGACACCAGCTACGAGTCGCGGCTGCACACCGCCCTGCAGCCGTCCACCGCCGCCGGGGAGCCCTCGGCTTTCTCCAGGACGGTGGTACAAATTGTTGAGGTACTTCACTGA